A DNA window from Zerene cesonia ecotype Mississippi chromosome 28, Zerene_cesonia_1.1, whole genome shotgun sequence contains the following coding sequences:
- the LOC119837590 gene encoding calsyntenin-1: MIVRFLSLLWVGVFLASAHNGGGNNDNEDIPYLELAEPDEGYHGLIRENETLVEVTPAIRARGPLCSFLILNNKHHGEAPFEIMVVDENEAKLRVRYPLNCEKRRNYKFDIAAVGCDGSYSNTVPVHITVTDVNEFAPVFSQAAYVRSVDEGKIYDEILRVEATDRDCTPRYGDVCKYEIVTDRSQPFTIDNEGVIRNTEPLDYEKSHNHILSVVAYDCGMMESAPVMVTIKVNKPCRAGWKGIAERVDYAPGTGPLALFPAARLEACSSDERCPGVTRIQAAVTLQASRAGVACDRDTYTLSAQKTICGLEPKTVDLLPSPGVGNEWTKSLKPDSGRDGEQMFEFDGESTSAVVPESLLAHSLGSTFAVSVWLRHAPPPDHDKHRKEHVVCLADDHKMNRHHYALFVRNCRLILLLRRDFGEGDLNIFRPAEWRWKLPEVCDDEWHHYAVNVRFPNVELYVDGEPYRAADGKAPEVIDDWPLHPAHGVNTTMVVGACWQGTESDMKHHMHGWMAGLGVLAGAVQPAAALRCAARCREGLSLAPDLYLKSVSVEGDGAAEVETLVRRVAYGDARSFPTPGRRNVHLDTTITCDNGRVIKARPAESYVMVLSPQTPTILLNGSADAARDYAHFRAGLPVFPDLEVKVLARDRDSVIEADSQKLDSCVVSVYPALNPDHEALALRGHSVLPDSDIRATLTRDGVNLIGADTVHNYQKVLRDIEYSNKKPAYYLNRVFKLTCSELNGRFTSNEYVQTLTVVHPRAAADAHAQRPSGLADKLDAVARDKTPEAAVLAQVPRAFAAHALHSPHAADAPAPRLLDLHRADNSNVTLVIGAVCVGAVALLALGGAARARARARAARAPRRAADEMAWDDSALTITVNPMEDSVTECAVAGAGALAATVDSSDGESCSDSDSEQHDSSDEDEEVMQGKQHKYRNISQLEWDNSTM, encoded by the exons ACATTCCATACCTTGAGCTGGCGGAGCCGGACGAGGGGTACCACGGGCTGATACGAGAAAATGAGACACTGGTGGAGGTGACACCGGCTATACGTGCTCGGGGCCCGCTCTGCTCCTTCCTCATATTGAACAATAAGCACCATGGGGAGGCACCCTTTGAG ATTATGGTGGTAGATGAGAACGAGGCGAAGCTGCGGGTTCGATACCCGCTGAACTGCGAGAAGAGACGAAATTACAAGTTTGACATTGCCGCTGTCGGCTGCGATGGGTCGTATTCCAACAC CGTACCAGTCCACATAACAGTAACTGACGTGAACGAGTTCGCGCCAGTGTTCAGCCAAGCCGCATACGTCAGATCCGTTGATGAGGGAAAGATCTACGACGAGATACTGCGCGTGGAAGCGACCGACCGCGACTGTACCCCGCGGTACGGCGACGTCTGCAAATACGAGATCGTCACTGATAGAAGCCAACCGTTCACTATCGATAATGAAG GTGTTATCCGCAATACAGAACCCCTTGATTACGAGAAGTCACACAATCATATTCTATCTGTGGTCGCATACGATTGTGGTATGATGGAATCTGCGCCTGTTATGGTGACCATCAAAGTGAACAAGCCCTGCAGAGCTGGATGGAAAG GCATCGCCGAACGCGTAGACTACGCTCCGGGTACGGGCCCACTTGCCCTCTTCCCGGCGGCACGtctcgaagcgtgctcgagcGACGAGCGCTGTCCCGGCGTGACACGCATCCAGGCGGCGGTTACTCTGCAGGCGTCACGCGCGGGTGTTGCCTGCGATCGGGACACGTACACGCTGAGCGCACAGAAGACTATTTGTG GCCTCGAACCGAAAACCGTCGATTTGTTACCGAGCCCAGGTGTCGGCAATGAGTGGACCAAGTCCTTGAAACCTGATTCAG GGCGTGATGGCGAACAGATGTTCGAATTTGATGGTGAGTCCACTTCGGCTGTGGTGCCGGAGAGCCTGTTGGCGCACTCGCTGGGCAGCACGTTCGCGGTCAGCGTGTGGCTGCGGCACGCGCCGCCGCCCGACCACGACAAGCACCGCAAGGAGCACGTCGTCTGCCTCGCCGATGATCACA AGATGAACAGACACCACTACGCCCTGTTCGTGCGCAACTGCCGATTGATCCTGCTGCTGCGAAGAGATTTCGGTGAGGGCGACCTGAACATCTTCAGGCCCGCTGAATGGCGCTGGAAGTTGCCTGAG GTTTGTGACGACGAGTGGCACCACTACGCGGTGAACGTGCGCTTCCCGAACGTGGAGCTGTACGTGGACGGCGAGCCGTACCGCGCCGCCGACGGCAAGGCGCCCGAGGTGATCGACGACTGGCCGCTGCACCCGGCGCACGGCGTCAACACCACCATGGTGGTGGGGGCCTGCTGGCAGG GTACGGAGAGCGACATGAAGCACCACATGCACGGCTGGATGGCCGGGCTGGGCGTGCTGGCGGGCGCCGTGCAgcccgccgccgcgctgcGCTGCGCCGCGCGCTGCCGCGAGGGGCTCTCGCTCGCGCCGGACCTAT ACCTGAAATCGGTGTCAGTAGAAGGTGACGGTGCGGCGGAAGTGGAGACGCTCGTGCGACGCGTCGCGTACGGCGACGCCAGGTCCTTCCCCACGCCGGGACGTAGGAACGTGCACCTAGACACCACCATCAC TTGTGACAATGGCCGCGTGATCAAGGCCCGACCGGCTGAATCCTACGTGATGGTGCTCTCACCTCAAACACCAACGATCCTGCTGAACGGCAGCGCGGATGCTGCGAGAGATTACGCCCACTTCCGAGCTGGTCTTCCGGTCTTCCCAGACCTCGAGGTGAAGGTCCTGGCGAGGGATAGAGATTCTGTTATTG AAGCAGATAGCCAGAAGCTAGACTCCTGCGTAGTATCCGTGTATCCAGCTCTCAACCCGGACCACGAAGCGCTAGCTCTACGCGGCCACTCGGTTCTGCCTGACTCCGACATACGAGCTACCCTCACTAGAGATGGAGTTAACTTGATTGGAGCTGATACGGTCCATAATTATCAGAAG GTCCTCCGCGACATCGAATACAGCAACAAGAAGCCGGCCTACTATTTGAATCGCGTGTTTAAGCTCACCTGCTCCGAGCTCAACGGCCGTTTCACCAGCAATGAATACGTGCAAACG CTAACCGTGGTCCACCCGCGCGCGGCGGCTGATGCGCACGCGCAGCGTCCGAGCGGACTCGCTGACAAACTGGATGCTGTGGCCAGGGACAag ACGCCCGAGGCGGCGGTGCTGGCGCAGGTGCCGCGCGCGTTCGCCGCGCACGCGCTGCACTCGCCGCACGCCGCCgacgcgcccgcgccgcgcctGCTCGACCTGCACCGCGCTGACA ACAGCAACGTGACGCTAGTGATCGGCGCGGTGTGCGTGGGCGCGGTGGCGCTGCTGGCGCTGGGCGGGGCGgcgcgcgcccgcgcccgcgcccgcgccgcccgcgccccgcgccgcgccgccgacGAGATGGCGTGGGACGACTCCGCGCTCACCATCACCGTCAACCCCATGGAGGAT AGTGTGACGGAATGCGCAGTGGCGGGCGCCGGCGCTCTGGCGGCGACGGTCGACAGTTCGGACGGCGAGAGCTGCTCCGACAGCGATTCCGAACAGCATGACTCCTCCGATGAGGATGAAGAGG TGATGCAAGGCAAACAGCACAAATACAGGAACATCAGCCAACTGGAGTGGGACAATAGCACGATGTAA